CTGCGCCAAGATAATTATGCTGCTACATTATATAACATAGTCGGGTTTCAGACCCATTTAAAATGGCCTGAGCAAAAACGAGTGTTTCGTCTAATTCCAGGATTAGAAAATGCCGAATTTGTTCGCTATGGAGTCATGCATCGTAATACATTTATTAATTCACCCCGAATACTACAACCAACGTTACAGATGCAAGTTAATCAGCGTATTCTGTTTGCTGGACAAATCACTGGGGTAGAAGGATATATTGAATCAGCGGCAAGTGGTTTAATTGCTGGAATTAATGCGTCTTTACTTATACAGGACCGCGAACCTGTAGTATTTCCGACCGAAACGGCGCATGGTGCATTATGCCAATATATTACGAAAGCAGAATCGAAAAATTTTCAGCCGATGAATATTAATTTTGGGTTATTGCCGTCTTTAGGTAAGAAAATAAGAGATAAAAAACTAAAAAATAAAATGATTGCTGATCGGGCATTAGAAAGTTTAGAAAATTTCAAATGCGGCTTCGACAAAATATTGCATAAATCGTAACGCTGTGGTAATATAAATAAATAAATTGATAATTTACTTAATTTACTAGAAGAATGCTTCACTGCACACCGTTGTGCATTATCGGGCAGATATTGTGCGCTTGTCGAATTTGTCCTGCATAGTGCGAGTGAAGCTCTTTTTGTGCATTTTTTAAGTTGTATCAATTTAACAGCAATTCAGATAATTGTAGATCTGATACAAGCGAGATCTAATAAGGGCTAAAGAGTTACATGCAAGCGACTTTTCATGATTCAGTATTTGTAATTTATGTATCAATGGTGCATTTACTTCAGAGGAGGCGGTTGGATGTTTCATGCTACAACTATCGTAGCAGTAAAACATAATGGCCAGACTGCAATTGCCGGTGACGGACAAGTAACATTCGGCGGTAATACTGTAATGAAACATAATGCCAAAAAGGTACGGCGACTATTCCATGGCAAGGTTTTAGCTGGCTTTGCTGGTTCGGTAGCAGATGCTTTTACCCTGTTTAGTAAATTTGAATCCAAGCTTGAGGAATTTAACGGTAATTTAATGCGAGCAGCTGTAGAATTGGCAAAAGAATGGCGTATGGATAGAGTTTTGCGCCGACTAGAGGCACTGCTGATTGTAACCGATAGTGAAAAAATGCTGATTATCTCTGGCAATGGAGAGGTTATTGAACCTGATGATGGAGTTACAGCAATTGGTTCTGGCGGGCCTTATGCGTTAGCTGCAGCTAGGGGTTTGATAAAATATTCATCGCTGTCAGCAGCTGGGATTGCACGTGAATCATTAGAGATAGCAGCAGATATTTGTGTTTTTACTAATCATAATATTACTGTAGAAGAACTTTGAATAGGGGGGATGACGTTGAATGAACTTACGCCCAAACAGATTGTAAACGAGCTGGATAAATATATTGTTGGGCAAGGGCAAGCTAAAAAGTCTGTAGCTGTCGCGCTAAGGAATCGTTGGCGCAGCAAACAACTTTCATCCGAACTGAAAGAAGAAATAATTCCCAAGAATATTTTAATGATTGGCCCTACCGGGGTTGGTAAAACTGAAATTGCGCGTCGGTTGGCTAAATTGGTAAATGCTCCTTTTGTAAAAGTTGAGGCTACGAAATTTACTGAAGTTGGTTACGTTGGCCGTGATGTTGAATCAATGGTTAGAGATCTTGTGGAAACAGCGATACGAATGGTAAAACAGGAAAGAATGCTCGTTGTAAATGATAAAGCAGGCAAGTTAGCTAATGATCGCATTATCGAGCAATTTATACCTTCTTCAAAACGTGAGGTTCTACGAAATCCGTTTGAGATGCTTTTTTCAGGCGGCAGCAATCAGGCGGAACCTGTACCCGAAGAGAATACTTCAAAACAGGAACCAGAATTTGCGGCTGGTCGTGAGTGGTGGAAGAAACGCCTTGAAAATGGAGAGCTGGAAGAAGAGTTAATTGAGATTACAGTGGAAGACAATGCTAATCCGATGCTTGGTATGTTTGCCGGTGCCGGGATAGAAGAAATGGGAATGAATATTCAAGATATGCTGGGAAGTTTTTTGCCTAAGAAGCAAAAAAAACGTAAAGTTACTGTGGCAAATGCAAGGAAGATTTTTATTCAAGAAGAGGCACAAAAACTTATTGATATGGATGAAGTTGTTGCAAGTGCAATTGCTTTAGCTGAAAATTATGGCATTATATTTTTAGATGAGATCGATAAAATCGCTGGACGCGGGAGTTCAACTGGACCTGATGTATCACGTGAAGGGGTGCAGCGAGATATTCTGCCAATTGTTGAAGGCTCAACGGTTGTTACAAAGCACGGCTCAATAAAAACCGATCATATTTTGTTCATCGCCGCTGGTGCTTTTCATACTTCTAAGCCGTCTGATTTAATTCCGGAGTTACAAGGAAGATTTCCGATAAGAGTTGAGTTGACTAATCTTTCTAAGGAAGATTTCAGACAAATACTTACTGAACCAGCAAATGCTTTGATTATGCAGTATATTTGTCTGTTGGAGACTGAGGGTATAAAAATCGAATTCTCCGAGGATGCTATTGATGAATTAGCAGAAATTGCATGTCAAGTTAATACCCAAACAGAAAATATTGGGGCAAGAAGGTTACATACAATTCTGGAAAAACTCCTTGAGGATTTAGCATTTGAAGCTCCTGATATAAGCGAGAAACATATAAGGATTGATCGTGCATATGTGATAGAAAAGCTAGCACATATTGTAGTCAATCAGGATTTGAGTCACTTTATTCTTTAATTAAAGTTTTCATATAGTAAATGCATTCCGTAGATGTCATTTGTTTTGCAATACAGCACTATGGCGTTGGTGTTTACTAACATAAGTGAAATAGTATTCAGTCTAGTGAAAGGTAGGTAGATATTGTGTTATCAATGTTGGAACGTACTCGTAAAATAAATAAACTGCTGCAAAAATCGGAAAATGTTGAATATGATGAGATTTCGCGAGTTCTTAGTACTGTTATAAGTGCAAATGTTTACATTGTTAGTAAAGATGGTATAGTGCTTGGTTATGCTTTGCAAGATGATTTTGAGTGCGACCTGATGAGAGATCGTGTATTGTCACTGGGGTGTTTTCCGGAACGTTATGTCGAGTGGTTATTGAAAATTAGCGATACTTCTCCGAATTTGCGGCTTGAAAGCGGCCTGTGTACATTTAGTCAAGGAGTCGACTGTTTGTTTAATGACAAATTTACTACTATTGTACCAATTCACGGTGTAGGTGAACGTATTGGTACTTTAATAGTAGCAAAATTTCATGCCGAGTTTACAGACGATGACTTGATTCTGGCTGAGTACGGCGCAACCGTTGTTGGAATGGAGATATTGCGTGACCGTAGTGAGAAAATTGAAGACGAAGCCCGTAAAAAAGCTACTGTACAGGTTGCGTTAGGGACTCTGTCTTATTCTGAACTCGAGGCTGTCATGCACATCTTGAGTGAATTAGAAGGTAACGAAGGCTTGTTAGTTGCAAGCAAGATAGCAGATCGAGTGGGAATTACAAGATCTGTGATTGTTAATGCTTTACGCAAGTTTGAAAGTGCAGGAGTTATCGAATCGAAATCACTGGGCATGAAAGGTACCTACATTAAAGTGTTAAATGAGCGATTACTGGAAGAGCTTAAAAAGCTGAAAAAGTAAGTAATTTATTTAGAGTTGACTACGTAGTTACTAGTATATAGGCAATAAAGGACCTTCTATGGCAGAACTCAATGCCCATAGAAGGTCCTTTGTCATTATAGCTTTAAATGGCGTTATTAATGAAGGCTAAAGTGGCTTTCGGATATAGGATTCATATGGAAATAATTTATCATAGTACTTTTGTCCTGCATAATTAGTATGGCGGTCACTATTCGTGTTATA
This sequence is a window from Sporomusaceae bacterium FL31. Protein-coding genes within it:
- the codY gene encoding GTP-sensing transcriptional pleiotropic repressor CodY, whose protein sequence is MLSMLERTRKINKLLQKSENVEYDEISRVLSTVISANVYIVSKDGIVLGYALQDDFECDLMRDRVLSLGCFPERYVEWLLKISDTSPNLRLESGLCTFSQGVDCLFNDKFTTIVPIHGVGERIGTLIVAKFHAEFTDDDLILAEYGATVVGMEILRDRSEKIEDEARKKATVQVALGTLSYSELEAVMHILSELEGNEGLLVASKIADRVGITRSVIVNALRKFESAGVIESKSLGMKGTYIKVLNERLLEELKKLKK
- the hslU gene encoding ATP-dependent protease ATPase subunit HslU, giving the protein MNELTPKQIVNELDKYIVGQGQAKKSVAVALRNRWRSKQLSSELKEEIIPKNILMIGPTGVGKTEIARRLAKLVNAPFVKVEATKFTEVGYVGRDVESMVRDLVETAIRMVKQERMLVVNDKAGKLANDRIIEQFIPSSKREVLRNPFEMLFSGGSNQAEPVPEENTSKQEPEFAAGREWWKKRLENGELEEELIEITVEDNANPMLGMFAGAGIEEMGMNIQDMLGSFLPKKQKKRKVTVANARKIFIQEEAQKLIDMDEVVASAIALAENYGIIFLDEIDKIAGRGSSTGPDVSREGVQRDILPIVEGSTVVTKHGSIKTDHILFIAAGAFHTSKPSDLIPELQGRFPIRVELTNLSKEDFRQILTEPANALIMQYICLLETEGIKIEFSEDAIDELAEIACQVNTQTENIGARRLHTILEKLLEDLAFEAPDISEKHIRIDRAYVIEKLAHIVVNQDLSHFIL
- the hslV gene encoding ATP-dependent protease subunit HslV, with amino-acid sequence MFHATTIVAVKHNGQTAIAGDGQVTFGGNTVMKHNAKKVRRLFHGKVLAGFAGSVADAFTLFSKFESKLEEFNGNLMRAAVELAKEWRMDRVLRRLEALLIVTDSEKMLIISGNGEVIEPDDGVTAIGSGGPYALAAARGLIKYSSLSAAGIARESLEIAADICVFTNHNITVEEL